A stretch of DNA from Oscillatoria sp. FACHB-1406:
TATCGTCATCACCTTAAGCGGGTACTTGTATGGATAAACGTTGTAGTTGGTGCCGTGGAAAATGTCAGGTGAGTTAAGACTAGACTCGAAACAGAGGGGGAATATGAATGGGGCGCGATCGAGCAATAGATTAGAAATTCTGACCGGCAGGGGCAGCAAATAACGGTGAGAATAGGCATCGAGAAAATTAGGAAGTTCAAGCTTCCCTCGCAGCCAATTTTTGAGACCGGGTTGATAGGCGATCGATAATTCAAAGTTTTCTTTTGTTTGGATAGCATCAAAAAAATAAATTAAATTTGCAATATATAAACCAACTCCACTAGGACGAGGAGTAAGAGCAGTCACGTCAATTGTGCAATAAAACATCAATTAGAATTTGAGCCTGTGAATACAGTCGTGTAAAAGGAGATGAATGTATAATTATTCACCTTTATCAATTCTATTGACATTCACTTACGAGTGGCTTACAATGGCGCGCAGGTGTGAGCGAACGGTGAGATAAAGGCTATGCAAGTACAAATTGAAGATCGAAACTATAAAGTAAAAGACTATCTAGCACGGTCGAAGGATTTTTATAGTTTAACTAAATACCAACTGGTTTTAAACTGGCTGCCTCGAGAAAAAGAATTAAGAATTCTTAATGCGGGCTGTGGCTCTGGCGAAATGAACTTGCTTCTTGCTCAAAACAAGTCTTGGAAAATCGATGCTTTAGATATTGATGAAGCAGCAGTTAGCCTCTCTAAAGTTCTCAAAGAAAGAGCAGGAATTGATAACCTTCAAGTCTTTCACTCTAGCATAGAAGATTTTCAGTCTCCCCATCTCTACGACGTTATTGTGTCCAACGATGTTTTAGAGCATATTGAGGATGATGCGCGTGCTTTAGAAAAACTGCATTCATTGCTGAAACCCAATGGTTATCTCTGCATCTCTGTTCCAGCATTCCAAATTCTTTTTGGCTATCACGATAAAATGTTAGGGCATTATCGTCGATATAGTTGTGAAACTTTGGCTAACAGAGTATCCAAATTTTTTGATATTCGGAAAATCCGTTATTTCGGACTAGTTCTCATACCTATTGTTATGCTCTACAGTTGTTTGCTTAAAAAACAGTATCCAGTCGAGCGAGTTTCGTACAAGTCCTTGCCGACAAAGTTAATTAAAAGCATTCTCAATTTGGAAGCCAAATTTGGCAGTCCTATTGGAATATCGTTGATTTTATTAGCCAGAAAAAGTTAGAAAATCTGCTGGGGGGACAAGCACCTTTGAAGCCGAAAAGAGTAAGCCTTTCAGGTTCAGATTGCTCGAAAACATACTGAGCCTTTTTAGCGGGATTTTAGGGATAGAAATATTATGAAATCGTGCTCGCATCGTTGGAAGGATCCGAAAAATGCTCGTACCTTTGCTAAATCAATTAAGCCTAGTTAAGATGAGATTTATTTAGTGCAATATCAGTAAGAATTGGTATGAGTATGCCTCCCAAGCTTATCTAGAAAACTTGTCTCATATCTACTAAAACTTATAAAAGTAACTTTTTAAAATCTTATTGAATTATTGTAATCTGACTCTCTAGCCAAGGAGAGTCAAAAGTTTGAGGTTCTTCAATTAATCTAATCGATGAAATTTTTAAAGATTTTTTAAAGGTGACTAAATTTCTAACCGGCTGTTTATCAATTTCTTGAACAATATTTTCATCATTATTAATTAGTATTTTGAAATAAGTTGGGTAGTTAGGAGGAATCCATAATGAGTTAGAATTTATTAGCTGTAACGCTTTTATCTTGTTGTTATTTTTGAAATCAATCTTTAAACAAGCCGGTGCGTTTCCTGATGCTTCTCTAAAAATTGTGTATTGCTCGGAACTTACGACTTTAGAGTAGCAAGTAAAAAAAGGTGATAAACTTATTATCAAACATAAAACAATTAAGATTTTATATGTAATTTTATATTGTATTACCGAACTAATAACAATAATTGTTGTTAGCAAAAAAGTTCCTATTAATAATTGAGTAATTGTTTGGTTGTATCCAAACGTTCCTAGAGTTGTGATATCCGAGGGTAAAATTAGTCCGAAGTTAATTGGTATAATTTTAAATAACTTAATGTAAGTTAACGAATTTAATCGGTTTTCTAAATACGAATTAGGACTAGTTATGAAAAATATAAAATTAATGATGTTGATGATAAACAATGGAATTATTGGTAAATAGAAAAAATTCTTTTTTGAATTATAGTACATCCAACAATATAATCCAATACTTAAGAATGGAATGGCCGCTACCCAAAATCTAGCTGTCATAGATTCTGATGCTAATCCCCAAATAAAAGTGATGACATATAGGAAAAGTAGCGACAATGCTTGAATGGCTAGTCTATTTTTCTTTAAGCAACCGATGATTAATCCAGGAAATCCGAACAAGAGAATAGGAGAATACGCTAAAAGTCCATGTTGTGAACTAAAAAGTTGCATTCCAAGGCGTTCAAAAAAAGTATCTATAGCTGGAGAAAAGGGCGCACTTGCACTGCCAGTGATTGAACCAAATAAATAAGTTTGATACTTCACAAAACAACTGTAACCTAGAAATACCAATATTACTTGAATAACTATTTGTAACTTGTCTGTACTTTTTGATTTCTGATGTTTATTTAAAATATTGGATGCAAAGATAAATCCTACTAATCCTAAAGATACCAATAAACATCTAATGTGAATAAAAGGTAGTAATATAGCAAAAAAAAGTGATAAATATTGATTAAATAATTCAAATTCTTCTTTTTTATCTTTATTTATAAAAAATAAAGATAGAGTGATGCAACTCATTAGCATAACTTCTGGATAAATAAGCTTCAAATATGCAATTAAAGGTAGTGAAAACGAAATAGAAGCAATTGTAAGTTCACTAAAATAGCTATTATTATTTTTGAAATCATTAAAGTAGGAATTAAGTAAATTGTATAAACAAATTATTCCTATAATGCCTAATGTAAAATTAGCCCAACGAGCTATTTCTAAATTGAAATTAGCTAGTAAAGAACCATATAGTAAACTGGATGCGATAGTTTGCCTGGGCTTATCGAGCTTTCCGAACGTAAAAAAATTGAATTCATGCTTTTCTAGAAAGTTCGCCCAAGTAGCTTCACTTGGATAAAACTTAAGATTGGTAAAAATCCCTAAGCCTTGGTATATATATGTTGGTTCGTCTCCGGTACATATTAATTTTTCAATTAAAATATGTATAATTATAAGACTTAAAAGCAAGAAAAATATAAATTTCTTTTTTTTATCTAACTTAATAAAACTCATATTTTTTCTGAAAATTGAGCGATAACTTTAGACCATAAATAACTCGATTTCACATGGCTGTCACCCTGGTTTCCCATTTTCTTTTTGAGAACACCGTTGATTACTTCTAAACAAACAGTAAATTCTTCTCGATCGCAATACCATAGCCCACCATTCGCGCGCCGACATTGCCCCACTAAAACATCGCACCTCCCATTAACTAATACAGCTTTCCCCATCGTCCAGGCTTCCAATAAAACAATCGACAGGCTTTCGTAGGGCGAAGGCATAACGAGTAAATCGCAGGCAGCAAGAGCATCCCATTTCGTTTGCTCGTCCACGAAACCCAAAGCAATAATATCGGGGTGTTCGGGAATTGTCATGACTGACTTCCCTAACAAGACTAACTTTCTGGGCTGAGACTCCTGACTGCGGAGGTAGATGAAGTAGTCGAATAACTCCTGGCAGCC
This window harbors:
- a CDS encoding class I SAM-dependent methyltransferase; the encoded protein is MQVQIEDRNYKVKDYLARSKDFYSLTKYQLVLNWLPREKELRILNAGCGSGEMNLLLAQNKSWKIDALDIDEAAVSLSKVLKERAGIDNLQVFHSSIEDFQSPHLYDVIVSNDVLEHIEDDARALEKLHSLLKPNGYLCISVPAFQILFGYHDKMLGHYRRYSCETLANRVSKFFDIRKIRYFGLVLIPIVMLYSCLLKKQYPVERVSYKSLPTKLIKSILNLEAKFGSPIGISLILLARKS